GGAGGAGAACACTTTTTTATATGATAATTATTCTGATGTTGTGCAGATGACGGGGTCCTCTGAGGGGTCAGAAGTgaactgtttgttgttgttctgggTATCAGGGTCGGGCTGTTTGCACTGTTTAAGTCATAACTTTCACTTTTTGACtcttttagttaaaaaaaaaaaaaacctgaagaagCCATCGCTCTGCTGCTTTATCCAACAGAgcatatttatttcttattctgGACGACCCTCGGAGCTCCTGCAGGTCACACCAGGAACgttttttatcattattaactttttttatgtcagaagagacagaaatgtgAAGGATCACTCGGTAGAGGTGAGCTGTAAACATATCCATCAGGGTAAGAAAAGTGATGCCAAAGAACAGAAAGATGgttcaagattaaaaaaaaaaagagccaactTTAACTTTTTGTCTGGTTAAATAATTTAGGGTTTTATGTAGTGCTAACAGAACGATGGACGTCGATGTTTTTGATGCAGGATAGGAGTTCACTTTCTGAGGCCgaatttaaagctttaaataaagtttggaTTCAAACTTTCAGATATTTCAGGATGAAACCCTCTGACTCTGCTCGCTGATAGCTCGGTGTTTTACCATCGTTAGCAtgtagcattagcatgtagttCAACTGTGTGTAGTTCTTATTTTATGCAAATATCATGACGACCTGAAGGGAAAGTGGGAGGAGCTAAACATATGCCAACGTTGTTACTTTGTTAGAGACACACTCCTGCATAGGGTGCCCCCTGTGGGTTCCTTTTTGTAacaacagtctgcagagaaaacgGGGCTTAACAAGACTTCATTAGTCTGGATAACAAAGGGTTAAATAACACCTGGGGGAACCTGTagctctctgtctccccctgcagGTCTAAGGTCACGTTTACACCAGAAAGATCCTCTGAAAACGGGGTTGTGTTTCGTTTAACAAAAGACAAGCGCCTTGAACATGGCTCAGCAAAAACGGCTAAAACGCTGTAGTTTACATTCCAGACCAGAAGATGGCGATGtgactttgtaatgaaacaacacGCGCATGCTCTTCCATCTTCAGAGCGGTGAGGTGTAAACGTACAAAAACAGTAAATTCACAAACCTTTTATAGACGGACAATGAGGTGAGGTTGTTACTCGAAGTGACCCTAAACTACAAAGAGTCCACCATTGCTGTAGTCCATCTAATTGTGCATGGCTATTGTGTGGAGCAGCATGTGCTTAACGCCACCGTTTAGAGACGGAACGGCGTTTTAACTGTCTACACGGCGACTGAAACTGTGCCGTTTTCAAAACTTTGCTCTCTGGGACTGTTTTTCAAAACCTTCCATTTTcaggcaacaacaaaaatgctGCCGTCAGGTAGACGAACAGCCAAGACGCAACAATAGATTTCCCCTTTTTGAATTAAATCTTTGTCATGTAAAAAGAGCCTAAGTTGCCCCCTGCAGCTCTCTGTCGCCCCCTACAGGTGTTCAGGTTTTCAGTATTTTTACGGTACGGAGTTTCTGTGACGAGTTTGTGATCCTCAGATGGAAAAGACGCCATATTCAGTGTTAacgatgttttcttttttttttatgtttttatgttttcattctttgttCTCAGTGTTTTTTCGAcagtattattttgttttgcacaacTTTATTAAGcacttgtgtattttattgacgatgtttttattgcagatgaTGTAACCAAAGTGAAGAagcacacttcctgtttgatgtctTTATGTCTCGTTAACCTGACCAACTATTAAAcacagtattattattattgttcttACTGAATGACTCAGCTGGTTTTCTGTCAGTCGGTACAAAGTTAAATCCTTCaacaatttttacataaaaacaaaaatctgtccATCAGGCAGCAGAGTTCATCTGAGTCTCCACCATAGTCTGTATGAAAAATGGACGCGTCTCAGTGATGTCAATGGTTTCTGAATAGGAGTTATGAAGCTGATAAACCAAATGCATGCACAATTTGAGCCTTAATTTAACTCAAACAGATTCAGCCTGTACAGTTGTCATAAAGAGAGAATTGAGCAGGAACctatacattttaacatggagctctatggggactgactcactgcaggagacagactctagtggacactggaggaactgcagctgtaaagttagacattttaacatagagctctatggggactgactcactgcaggagacagactctagtggacactcgaggaactgcagttttttttttttaatccacattagcttcatttttgaGATCACATAGCATTTAAGCTAGCATCATTGACACTCAGGCAGAGGGGAGTTTTTTAAGGGATTTTCTTCATAAAGCaattaatgcaacaaaaatacaaaaatatgagTAAAGAAGAAGAACCAAGTTGTCCATAGTTTAACAGACTAATACAGAGTAATTCAGAGTCCGCAGGGTTACACAAAGTTAAAAGAGTTAAACAGTTTTTATAGTTAAGGCAGAGTTGTTTATAGTTATTTAGAGTGAAACAGAGTAAAGTGTCAGAGTTATTCCAAGTTCAGTGAAGGTTCACAATgttcctctctgcagactgcagcCTTAAAAGGCCACGCTGCTCCTGCTGATGTCAGATGTTAAAGCCCTCAGTGTTGTCTGACAGGACATCCAGACTGACCAGTCATATTCACTTAAAAAAACTCTTCTGACATTATtacaaagcttttattttgatgatcTGCAAAGGGGCTTGGACAGGAAGTGTCCTGGTCCAATCAAAATACCAACAGGTAGGCATGCAATCCTTtaaatgtccagcagggggcgactgtAAAAATCAGTTTGATTGTATAGACGTTTAAGACAAAGTTGAGCCACTTGTCAGTTGATTTATaccaggggtgtccaaagtgcagcccgtgacttcaaatgaagaatcagaagattttgattaagatcggcacatcatcttatttttctttttcatgttaacaagcgctgaacaatattcctaaaatagaaaatgttcagtaacgtgtatgttgttgttttttttaaatctacagcttttactattttccatttttttgtaaactaggAAAAAAAACGTaagcaaagtttttgcaaacaagcggactgttgtttaaccatttaatgacctgagctaaatgcagaaagcttttccaaaaacatgaaccacgttacaggcttgattctgagaaaaaaacaaataaagtagaacgaagaaatcaaaatatttgatttccttttattaaagggtttctttagcgagccttttgattctgatctacaaagccttactatttttaaaactatattttaaaaaacaaaacctgtggcccgcgagcgattctaacacgacaattttggcccgcaagcaaaaaaagtttggacaccccAGATTTATACCCTCAGTCATGACTTTATAGTTTCAACCTCtagtttttttaagctttttatgtaatatttgataaaggttttatttattttatttatttattttctatattctGCACACTTATAAAGCCTATTCACACAGAGAGCAACCTGAACCTGTCAGTCACACCTCAGGGAATAAAATCCCCCTCTACCCTTCCTCTGCCTGACAGGCTCCGCCCATCTCACACGACACAGCTGGCCcgctcttcatttttttttttttttgacctctttctgattggctgagagagTGAGCAGCTGACGTTCCAGAGCGCTGATAGGCTgttcgctctgtctctctctgtctctctctctctgtctctctctctgtccctccctctctctctctctctctctctctctctctctctctctctctctcgctctctctctctttctctctgtctgtctctctctctctctctctctctctctcgctctctctccatctctctctctctctgtctctccatctctctctctctctctctctctctctctctctctctctccctctctctctcggggGCGTGTCTCAGCGCGCACGCAGGCTACCAGCACTTCTTcctgaataaaaaaactgactgataaataaataaaaaataaataaaggattaaaaCTAAAGATAAAAGAACCGGAAGAGGAGCGGAAACGTCTCGTGCGCGGTGAGGTGTCTGCAGACAGAGAAACTTTTCGATGAACTGCACCAGGTGAGAGAGTGTTATCAAACTGCGCCACAGCAGCTTCCGGGTCCTGACTGACCTGTCGTGTCTGTTCAAGTCTCCTTCTGTCTGCCTGTTGCTCTTGTTCCTGCACGTTTCTTCTCTCAGGTGGATCTCACTCTCCTCTTttattctgtgttgttttgaaacACCTGAGCACGTTGTTTAACTTCGAGTCTGAGCAGGTTGCGTTCACTGACCTCAGATCAGTCCGACAAACAGGCATCAATAATAGATCAGACAACAAATAcagtttattttcatcatttattttggaTGATATTCATTATAAATTAcgctttttttacttttttgggacttcaggagCTCCGTAGCAACCgaaacaaaccagaacagtaaaagTCAGAGGACAGACTGCAGACACACggacatgtacggaggcccagaggGGACGATGGTCTatggatgtctgtgttttattttgtaggaacAAGTTACTCGCTCtctttaaatattatttcttGTAGTTTAGTTTGAAGTttcctgtaaaataaaacatctcaTCATCTGTTTGTCGTCTTTATGACATAGCACACGGtcatgacatcacttcctcttcctgtctgactcgtccctctctctctcgctctctctctcagggtcCTCCACATCCTGAACCCTCGTCCTGGCGGGCTGTCTCCCATCATGCCCGTTGACATGGCGATGAGGATCTGCCTGGCCAGCTCTCCCCCTCTGCACACCTTGCTCAGTAACTACGACAACGCTCAGCTGCGACCGCGCTGTGAGCCGCTGCGACCCTGCCTGACCTCCAAGCGCTGCGACGACTGCAACAACGGCATCACCACGGCGACCACGGTCTCGACCACCGCGGCGATGAGCTCGGAGACGGACGGCCGCCCGACCTGGCcgagcaagaagaagaaaaagaagagcgtGGTGTTCGCCGACTCCCGGGGCCTCGCTCTCACCGCCGTCCACGTCTTCAACGAGTTCGAGGAAGACCTGCTCACTGAGCTGCAGTACCACCTGACTGAGATAGAGGGCGCCACCGCCGAACTGCGACTAGGAGATGACAAAGGTGAGAGCAGCTGATCTCACAGATCTGAGAATACACAAACACTTAGATTAAAGTGAAACTCTGCAGGGTggtggtggctcagtggttagtgcgcccgccccatgtacggaggctgtagtcctccgagcgggcggcccaggttcaaatcccacctgtggctccttttcccgcatgtcattcccctctctctctccctggtctCCAACTCTATCTGTTCTGCCCTTGGTGTGTTTTATATGTTAAAGGACAAAGTTTCATTGTCATTTGAATAAAAGGTTACcgttccttttattttgaaatctgtgaagaaacaggaagtagaaagtGTGTAACCAGAGAAGGAGCATGGTGGTGTCTGTATGGGTTTCCATGTTGAATCCAAAGTCATTGAGACATTTTATTGTTATGTTTATAGGAGtttaatgtaaatttacacTCAACTATTGTTTCATAGCCAACTACTAAATGCagcttgtattttattttctagtttCACTTCCATTCATTGTCATCTTGTCTACTCTGAAGAAGTGATTAAAGGAGTGAGCACGCTCACTTCCTGGGTCTTGAAAAGGAGTTTGGCTGgctgtttatttatgttaaCACTTGTGAAGTACAACACATAGAAAGAACAGTACACCATCCACTGTCctctacattaaaggctttatatgtgatttttttgatccagcagatgtcgcccttgagcaccatcattaaaccaaaacaactcgcgcttgcattgttgtgttagcatgctcatgctagtgatctttattatgctcgtatcttcacactgcatgtaaatttacctgaaatgagcgtgatctagaaacacagttaagcagtgagtacagtatgttattcttcttttctctagtccctcaattaaacaacttttatacacgaggggaggagtcagccggccgtcccggcgatgtaaacaaagtgaagataggactctgaaaactctgaaaacatcacagacagtgggactcgggtgttacacccattgtagacagtcatgactcacagagttattttcagaggatatacttgatttctacatttaagtgtgaaaaatcacaaataaagactttaaagggacaaaaagcccaaaaataaatatttgataaaaaagtAAACTCTGcagataaatcaaataaatgaacGATCAATCATTCACGAATAATCAGACCGGTCTCCGCTCTGTTCCTCTCCTGCAGGTCGTGGCCCCGCCCTCCTTCTAGAGTTCACTCAGCCCGCCGCAGACTACCTGGACCTGAGGAACCGGCTCAAAGCCCAGCAGGTGTGTCTGGAGACCTGCTCGGTGCAGGACCGCCTGCTTTCAGGTACGGTTCAGGTGCGAAACATCTGCTTCGACAAGTCCGTCGCGGTGCGGATCACGTTCGACTCGTGGCGCTCCTTCCAGGATGTTCCCGGCGTCTACATGAACAACGTGTACGGCTGCCCCGACACCAACACCTTCTCCTTCTCCGTCCTGGTCCCCGAGAGCCTGGGGCCCTCGCACAGGGTTGAATTCTGTGTTCAGTACCGGACGCCCGAGCAGACCTTCTGGGACAACAACGACGGCGACAACTACAGGCTGAGCGTGGCCGACCCGGACAGAAGCTCCGCCCACTGCGCCGCCGACAGCCTCGCTGGGCTGAGCATCCAGAGAGACCGGGCCGgggagaagaaggagggggTGGAGTTTGATCCGTTTGGGAGTCCGAGGACCTCTTCGGGGATCTTTCCTGAGTGGCAGAGCTGGGTCCGCGGTGAGACCAGCTCCCCCTACTGGTGAGACCAACACGGGACATGTTctcatgttggttttgttttccCGAGTTTTTAAAGACTTACATCGCCCCTCACACGTTCTGTCCTCCAGAGTTTATCCAGGTGTGTCAGTCTTGTAAACAACAGATTCTCACCTGAGCCCCCCTTCAGAGTCTTTATGAATCCTTCAGAGTCGGAGAATCAAAAGTCTTCAGATCAAAGCCGAGGAGGTCAACCAGTCTCAGTCCAACAGTCGCCTGAATCTGACACTTTAATCTCCCAGGATCCAACACTGGGCCCAAACTGATCCACCTGCTGCACACTGGGTCACCTCACTGCCATCAAGGAGCCAAACCCGGGCTACAAGTCCTGGGTTCAGACACAGACTCAGCTGGATACCTGGGGTGGGCTCGTgggaatttttaaaaaatgtgataaagGGATGTTTATAGTGAGTTTCACTTCTAAATATGCTGGACTGCGAGTGAAACTGATCAGAAGAGACTCCTGTGTCAAAGGACCTTACAGGATCCAAAAGATCTGGACTCTTTGAAGTGATCCACTCGATCCCAAAGGATTTAAAAGTCTCACCCAGATTCACAAGTAGATTGTTCAGACTTCCCAAAGACCATCATGGGTTTCTGTATTCCTGTCCCTAAAAGACGGTCCTGATCCTGAACCAGCTCTCAGAGAAGTCAACATGGACGAGTTTAAGTCTTCAATCACCAGCTCCAAACTTTCAAGACATCAGCGAGATATTCAGTGCAACAAACCAGCAGAGACGCTGTACTTTACGCTCCCAGTACTGAATCCACCTTTATGCTAGCTAAGGGCAGCTAACAGCCGGTTAGCCGTTAGCcttatgtgtatgtgtacacCTCACACCTCTGTTTGTGCATGAGCATGTTGTTTAAAGTCACACTGccaactactggcctggcatgtgtactacagtgtttttgagtcatttattttgtgatcCCTATGCATGCCGGTCTTCATCAAAACATCTTCTGATTGCTGAACTTTTGGGAAAATGCAAGCGAGGCCTCAATGTGAGACTAAATATAAATCTGCACTTTACTACACGATGTCCCTTGACCTTTAGCGTCTGCTGTTATTGGGAAAGCGACAGACGTTCAAGCTTTCACCTTCACTGTTAAACATGGTGGTTTAACCCGGGGTACAACAGGGACATTTAACGGGAACATTACAGTTCTGATAACCTCATGACCAAAAACCAGAACATCATctgtcaaactgaaaacagagcTGTAGTCAGGCTCCTTTTCTGTTGGTGATAATCCGAACTCGTCTCAGATTTTTGGGAGTTTCTTCTCAGATTTTTCCCTGAGCCTCTTTAAGCTAAAACACTCCGTACTTCTCAAAGTGTCCTCACATTGGTGACATTTTAAATCTTCAGGTTTATAACGGTGTTCTGAACTTGTCTTGCTCTGACCCGCAGGTCAAAAAGAAgctcaaaaagagaaaagcaaaaGAGCACTCGCAGGGAACGAGTTCTTTACTCTGAAAAAGCTAACGAGTTGTTCCTCTGAAATGATTTTCTGGCCACACcctgtgctctgattggcttGCGGTTGGTTTTCTCGTATTGCCCCCCCGAACAAACAACATCAATCGTCTGCTGATATGCATCGACAATCCAACCGATTGtgtctttgaaaatgtttaccaATAGATTGTCCTTTATGAGAGAAGAGCTGATTCATCCTCTGTGATTATTCTGTTTTCTTCCTGTTAGCATCCGGGTCGTCACTGTACCAGAAGTTCAAACTTTAATATAATTCAAGTAGCGTCAAACTTTCGATATCTGTTTGATACCATGGTCGTAGATCCCCAGTATTTggtaatttcctgtttttaaagatcAAAGTTGCAGGCAAATGTCTGCACACTGTCGAAATTGCAAAAAAGCGTTgattatgtttgtatttgtgtcaaacactgtaaaaattgcacaaaaacattggcaacattgGGAATTGTGTTAAGAAGGTCTAAATTGGGCAAAAACTTTGGCAGCGCTGACATTTTTGTGCCAAAAAACGTTTTAAATTGTACGTAAACATTGGGAATGTTGGGATTTGTGAGTCAAACACCGTCTATATTGCACAAAACCTTCGAGGCGTTGGGATTTTTTTGCCGAAAAATTTCTAAATTGCAGGTAAACATTGGCAATGTTGGGATTTGTGGGTCAAACgatgtctaaattgcacaaagacATCGGGGAAATGTGAGTCAGACTGCACAAACTGACAGTCCAATGCACAAATCTCAACGTTGCCAATTCAACCTTTGATGGACCCAATCTTCTCTCACACCCGACTTATGAAATAGACGAgtcttttaaagttttggtaCTTTCAGATACTGTCGATCGTTTAAATAACAACGTATTGAACGACTTATTTTAGCGTGAAACACTGAGCACGTGACTGAGGTTTAGAGGTAGAACAGAAAGTATTCTATCGCCGTTGTAACGGGTAATTCCTGGATGTTGCTATGCATTAAGTGTCATACTGTGGTCGTGTTGTCATGGTAACTGCTGTAGATGGTAAAGATCCACCTGTGCTATTCATACCCAGCAGTTTTGAAATCTGTTTACTGTAAATACACAGCTCGGTGTGTGATCAttacatcacttcctgttaTCCTCGTTGCTGTTTGGAAACACGTAACCATGGTTACTTGTAGCAACTACAACATGTCCACATACCTAGCAACAATGGAGGATGTGGGCACTGCCAGTGCGAAGAGCGTTGGACACATGTCCTTACTCTTTAATGAgtgcccctcccccccaccaccgTTGTATCTCATGTTGTTGTCACTGctgcagtgcattctgggaagTGTATGCTGTAGTATCGTTGTGTTCATAGTTTCACTTCAcatgtcagtgttttctttctgtctttgttgttaACTTTAAAAACCTCATGCTAATTCAgcgttttttaaaaatcaccttattttttaaatttcagacACAGCGTTGCACTTCCTGTTAGCTCCTGTAGCCCTTCCAGTTTAAAAGCCTTTACTAACCTAAGAAACTCTTCCAGTGCTCTTACCTTGTTGctgctactgtgtgtgtgtgtgtgtgtgtgtgttttgtaaatcatgagacaggaagtgttgaaGTCTGAAGGTTATTGAAAGTGTTTGAAAaggactgttttgtttttttaaagttttggtcGACGTCTGATGAAAGCAGCCTGTGGCCATTTGGTTGGAAAtgaattaaaagtattttttcagACCTTACCTGAAAAGGATATTTAAGCTGGCCACAGGTTAGCTCGTGCTAATCTAGCAGTAAAGTTTAATGGCATTGTATCTG
The genomic region above belongs to Labrus bergylta chromosome 21, fLabBer1.1, whole genome shotgun sequence and contains:
- the LOC110000557 gene encoding protein phosphatase 1 regulatory subunit 3C-B isoform X2 — encoded protein: MNCTRVLHILNPRPGGLSPIMPVDMAMRICLASSPPLHTLLSNYDNAQLRPRCEPLRPCLTSKRCDDCNNGITTATTVSTTAAMSSETDGRPTWPSKKKKKKSVVFADSRGLALTAVHVFNEFEEDLLTELQYHLTEIEGATAELRLGDDKGRGPALLLEFTQPAADYLDLRNRLKAQQVCLETCSVQDRLLSGTVQVRNICFDKSVAVRITFDSWRSFQDVPGVYMNNVYGCPDTNTFSFSVLVPESLGPSHRVEFCVQYRTPEQTFWDNNDGDNYRLSVADPDRSSAHCAADSLAGLSIQRDRAGEKKEGVEFDPFGSPRTSSGIFPEWQSWVRGETSSPYW
- the LOC110000557 gene encoding protein phosphatase 1 regulatory subunit 3C-B isoform X1, coding for MYGGPEGTMVYGCLCFILVLHILNPRPGGLSPIMPVDMAMRICLASSPPLHTLLSNYDNAQLRPRCEPLRPCLTSKRCDDCNNGITTATTVSTTAAMSSETDGRPTWPSKKKKKKSVVFADSRGLALTAVHVFNEFEEDLLTELQYHLTEIEGATAELRLGDDKGRGPALLLEFTQPAADYLDLRNRLKAQQVCLETCSVQDRLLSGTVQVRNICFDKSVAVRITFDSWRSFQDVPGVYMNNVYGCPDTNTFSFSVLVPESLGPSHRVEFCVQYRTPEQTFWDNNDGDNYRLSVADPDRSSAHCAADSLAGLSIQRDRAGEKKEGVEFDPFGSPRTSSGIFPEWQSWVRGETSSPYW
- the LOC110000557 gene encoding protein phosphatase 1 regulatory subunit 3C-B isoform X3; this translates as MPVDMAMRICLASSPPLHTLLSNYDNAQLRPRCEPLRPCLTSKRCDDCNNGITTATTVSTTAAMSSETDGRPTWPSKKKKKKSVVFADSRGLALTAVHVFNEFEEDLLTELQYHLTEIEGATAELRLGDDKGRGPALLLEFTQPAADYLDLRNRLKAQQVCLETCSVQDRLLSGTVQVRNICFDKSVAVRITFDSWRSFQDVPGVYMNNVYGCPDTNTFSFSVLVPESLGPSHRVEFCVQYRTPEQTFWDNNDGDNYRLSVADPDRSSAHCAADSLAGLSIQRDRAGEKKEGVEFDPFGSPRTSSGIFPEWQSWVRGETSSPYW